In Methanosarcina siciliae T4/M, one genomic interval encodes:
- a CDS encoding 30S ribosomal protein S27ae — protein sequence MAVKDYYKVQGDSVTRLKQFCPRCGPGIFLADHKNRLACGKCGYTEFKK from the coding sequence ATGGCAGTAAAAGATTACTACAAAGTTCAGGGCGACTCCGTAACCAGACTCAAACAATTCTGTCCCAGATGCGGACCCGGCATATTCCTTGCCGACCACAAAAACCGCCTTGCCTGCGGAAAGTGCGGCTACACCGAATTCAAGAAATAA
- the spt4 gene encoding transcription elongation factor subunit Spt4, which yields MSEKVCRHCLRVLDGQTCPVCGTSDLAEEWSGLVIILDTERSEIAKKLGVDIPDRFALKVR from the coding sequence ATGTCAGAAAAAGTCTGTCGACACTGCTTGAGGGTCCTGGATGGGCAAACCTGTCCTGTTTGCGGAACTTCGGACCTTGCGGAAGAATGGAGTGGACTTGTTATTATCCTTGATACGGAACGCTCGGAAATCGCAAAAAAACTCGGGGTTGACATCCCGGATAGATTTGCCTTGAAGGTGCGCTGA
- a CDS encoding DNA-directed RNA polymerase, whose product MYKLMKLVDTVRIPPTLLGEEIMPTVKNALREKLEGQVDKKLGSLVAVYNIDEVGEGHILVGDGAVYYDVTFEAIMFIPELQEIIEGEVVEAVGFGVFVGMGPMDGLLHVSQITDDFISYDAKNARLVTKNGGKSISEGDHVRARIVAVSINEREPKESKIGLTMRQTALGKLQWLEEARRKKQPQEVPGEETA is encoded by the coding sequence ATGTATAAATTAATGAAACTCGTTGATACTGTTCGCATTCCTCCGACCCTTTTAGGGGAGGAAATAATGCCTACCGTTAAAAACGCGTTACGGGAAAAACTTGAGGGGCAGGTCGACAAAAAGCTTGGCTCCCTTGTCGCTGTTTACAATATCGACGAGGTCGGAGAGGGGCACATCCTCGTAGGAGACGGGGCTGTGTACTATGATGTGACATTCGAAGCCATAATGTTCATTCCGGAGCTTCAGGAGATTATTGAAGGAGAGGTCGTGGAAGCTGTTGGCTTTGGGGTTTTTGTTGGAATGGGCCCGATGGACGGGCTGCTCCACGTCAGCCAGATTACTGACGACTTTATTTCTTATGATGCCAAAAATGCAAGGCTTGTCACTAAAAACGGAGGCAAATCAATTTCCGAAGGGGACCATGTAAGGGCCAGAATTGTCGCGGTTAGCATCAACGAAAGGGAACCAAAGGAAAGCAAGATCGGGCTTACTATGCGCCAGACTGCCCTCGGAAAACTGCAGTGGCTCGAAGAAGCCCGCAGGAAGAAACAACCTCAGGAAGTCCCAGGCGAAGAGACTGCCTGA
- a CDS encoding GTP-dependent dephospho-CoA kinase family protein: MSVHIELPTELRPLMKKPLGTLYRGKGRDTVEKFVGELASPTKLISVGDVTTFHLLEAGIIPDICIVDNRTKRKPVSRDVSDRNRDKVYEEVSVDNPAGIITDELIKTLCEAFASEKLLRIFVRGEEDLATLPVILMAPLGSVVLYGQPDEGVVFVKVTEKKKEEIRVLFEKLISKNQNTELDKIRRILDGHKDP, from the coding sequence TTGAGTGTTCATATCGAGCTTCCGACAGAACTTCGCCCACTCATGAAAAAACCCCTGGGTACTTTATACAGGGGGAAGGGCAGGGATACCGTAGAAAAGTTTGTAGGAGAGCTTGCGAGCCCCACAAAACTTATATCCGTAGGGGATGTTACTACCTTCCACCTGCTAGAAGCCGGGATTATTCCGGACATCTGTATTGTGGATAACCGCACCAAAAGGAAACCGGTATCCAGAGATGTGTCGGACCGGAACAGGGATAAGGTCTATGAAGAAGTTTCGGTTGACAACCCTGCAGGGATTATCACCGATGAGCTGATAAAAACCCTTTGCGAAGCGTTTGCCTCAGAAAAACTTCTCCGTATTTTTGTAAGGGGAGAAGAGGATCTGGCAACCCTTCCTGTTATCCTTATGGCTCCGCTGGGATCCGTGGTCCTTTACGGGCAGCCCGATGAAGGCGTGGTCTTTGTGAAGGTCACTGAAAAAAAGAAAGAGGAAATAAGGGTACTTTTTGAAAAGCTCATCAGCAAAAATCAGAATACTGAACTGGATAAAATACGGAGAATTTTAGATGGACATAAAGATCCTTAA
- a CDS encoding 30S ribosomal protein S24e, with protein sequence MDIKILKDKNNSLLNRRELDFIVKYEGSTPSRSDVRNKLAAMLNAPLELLVVQKIKTEYGMQESKGYAKLYAEEARMKQVEQEYVLKRNPAPGAETEEEEA encoded by the coding sequence ATGGACATAAAGATCCTTAAAGACAAAAATAATTCACTTTTAAACAGAAGGGAACTGGATTTCATCGTGAAATATGAAGGTTCGACTCCTTCCAGAAGTGACGTGAGGAACAAACTTGCTGCAATGTTGAACGCTCCCCTTGAACTGCTGGTCGTCCAGAAAATCAAGACCGAATACGGAATGCAGGAAAGCAAGGGTTATGCAAAGCTCTACGCAGAAGAAGCCCGCATGAAGCAGGTAGAACAGGAATATGTCCTGAAAAGAAACCCTGCCCCGGGAGCAGAAACTGAGGAAGAAGAGGCTTAA
- a CDS encoding type II toxin-antitoxin system VapC family toxin has protein sequence MKIIIDTNGFMIPVQFGVDIFEELKRLGFNEFYVPEAVVFEIEKLIKREKGSNRTAAKVARSMMDRGERIAGTGPADDVILRLAGEMEAAVLTNDIGLKRRLAECGIQTVSLRQKNRLDFV, from the coding sequence TTGAAAATCATAATCGATACTAACGGGTTCATGATCCCTGTCCAGTTCGGAGTGGATATCTTCGAAGAACTGAAAAGGCTGGGTTTTAATGAGTTCTATGTGCCTGAAGCTGTTGTATTTGAAATAGAAAAACTCATAAAGCGGGAAAAAGGTTCAAACAGGACGGCCGCAAAGGTTGCCAGGTCAATGATGGACAGAGGCGAACGAATAGCCGGAACGGGGCCTGCGGATGATGTGATTCTCAGGCTCGCGGGCGAGATGGAAGCGGCTGTTCTGACAAACGATATAGGGTTGAAGCGCAGACTTGCCGAATGCGGGATCCAGACCGTGTCTCTGCGCCAGAAAAACAGACTGGATTTTGTCTGA